The window GAAAGCGCTCGGGCTCGAGCAGGTCGTCGCGATTCGCGCTGGAGCCGGCCGTGTAGAGGGGCGGGTGCTCGACGAGCCAGACGAGTTCAGGTGCGTTCTCGTTGCGAATCGCCGCGACACGCGCCTCCATCGTCGCCAGCGCGGTCGGATAATCGACCAGACCCGGTTCCACGCGCCATTCGACGGGCGGCCCATCCGACAGTGGCAGAAACGACGCGTTTATCTGGTTTCGTTCGAGCATTATGGCGCACCTTGGGCAACGCTTCTCATATGGACGCTCGTGGCCCAAAGGTCCAGTTTTGAGGCCTTCGCCAGAAACGTAGCAATTCTGCGCAATTGTGTGCCGACGCACTTGTGCCCCCCGAACCTATTTGCTACATGCGCCGGGCCGGCCAAGACCGGCTCTTTCGTAGCGTGCGGTCGTGGCGGAATTGGTAGACGCGCAGCGTTGAGGTCGCTGTGGGGCAACCCGTGGAAGTTCGAGTCTTCTCGACCGCACCAACGAAAACTTTCATCCGAGACTTTGTCTTTCGGGTGCGCCGAACGGGGTGATTACCAACGCTCTTTTTCGGTATATCGCGGTCCAAATCAGCAATTTCTGACATATGACGGCGAACTCATTCCGTTTCGGCGCGTTCGTTTACGTAGGCGCGGGACACAACTCCTTCGATGCGCGGCGATTGCCTTTGTGTTCGCCGCATTGAACAGCTAGACGGTGGGCGAACCCCATCGATTCAGGACGGGAGGCGCTGTTGGAAAATCCCCAGGACATGCCCCCGCGCGACGACGCTCGAGAAATCGAGCCCGACATCTATGATGAGGATGGCATCGTCCGTTCGTCTTTCCTGGCGCATATCGGCGCCGCGATCGCGGATCGCGATACGCTCACGCTGAAGGACGAAGTCGGTAAACTCCACCAGTCCGAGGTCGGGGACCTGCTCGAGGCGCTGATGCCGGAGCAGCGGCGTTCGCTCGTCGAGTTGATGGGATCGGCCTTCGACTTCACGGCGTTGACCGAAGTCGACGATGCGATCCGTATGGATATCGTCGACAGCATTCCGAACGAGCAGATCGCGCAGGCCGTCCAGGAACTCGATTCGGATGACGCCGTCTACATTCTGGAAGATCTGGACGAGGCGGATCAGGAAGAAATCCTCGCGCAACTGCCGTTCACCGAACGGATCAGGCTGCGGCGCTCGCTCGACTATCCGGAAGAGAGCGCCGGCCGTCGCATGCAGACGGAGTTCGTCGCCGTTCCGCCCTTCTGGACGGTGGGCCAGACGATCGACTACATGCGCGAAGACCAGAACCTGCCGGAATCGTTCAGCCAGGTCTTCGTCATCGATCCCACCTTCAGGCTGCTCGGCGCAGTCGATCTCGACCGCATCCTGCGCACACAGCGCACGGTGAAGATCGAGGACGTCATGCATGAGACGCGTCACGCCATCCCGGCCACGATGGACCAGGAAGAGGCGGCGCAGGTCTTCGAGCAGTACGATCTTCTCTCGGCCGCCGTGGTGGACGAAAACGAACGCCTCGTCGGCGTGCTGACCATCGACGACGTGGTCGACGTTATCCAGGAAGAGGCCGAAGAGGATCTGATGCGCCTCGGCGGCGTCGGCGATGAAGAACTGTCGGATTCCGTGCTGGCCGCATCGCGCTCGCGCGTTCCCTGGCTGCTGGTCAACCTCGTGATGGCTTTTCTGGCAGCGTCCGTCATCAGCCTGTTCGATGCGACGATCCAGGAGATCGTCGCGCTGGCAATTCTGATGCCCATCGTCGCCGGCATGGGCGGCAATGCCGGCTCGCAGACCATGACTGTCACCGTGCGCGCGCTCGCGACGAAAGACATCGACATCTACAATGCCGGCCGCATCATCCGGCGCGAAATCGGTGTCGGCGTTCTCAACGGCATCATCTTCGCGTCGCTGATCGGCCTCGTTGCGGGGTTCTGGTTCGGTACCGACATCGGCGGCATCATCGCAGTCGCCATGGTCGTCAACATGTTCACCGCCGCTCTGGCGGGCATATTGATACCGCTTCTGCTCGACCGGTTCGGCGCGGACCCGGCCGTGGCCTCGGCAGTCTTCGTCACCACCATCACGGATGTGGTTGGCTTCTTCGCGTTTCTCGGCCTCGCGACCTGGTGGTTCGGCCTCTTCTGAGTGCCGTTCCTGACGACCGCCGTCAGCTCGCCAATTGACTTTTACGTAAATGCCGTGCCAAATCCATTGCAGATTCATGACAGGACGGCCGCGCCGATGCGGGAATATTACTCCATCACCGAGCTGACCCGCGAGTTCGACATCTCGACGCGCACGCTGCGCTTTTACGAGGATGAGGGCCTTGTCGCGCCGGTGCGCCGTGGCCGTACGCGGCTCTTCCGCCCGTCCGACCGGCAGTTGATCCGGCAGATCATGCGCGGCAAGCGCCTCGGCTTCTCGATCAACGAGATCCGCGAAATCATCCAGATGTACAAGACGCCGCCCGGAGAGGTCGGGCAGCTCAAACTGATGATCAAGCGCATCGAGGAAAAGCGCGAGGATTTGCGCCAGAAGCGCCGCGATCTGGAAGAGACCCTGGCGGAACTCGATCAGGCGGAAGAATCATGCGTCGAGCGGCTGGTAGAGCTCGGCGTCAACACCTGAGACGCCTAGCCGGCTCAAATCCAGCGCCGAACCTTCTTCGAATAGTCCCGGAATTTCTTGCCGAAGCGCAGTTCGAGGTGGCGTTCCTCGCGCTCGATGGCAAGCTTCTGCGTGGCGAAGGCGGCGACGGGCGCAAGCAGGATGAACCACAAGATGCCGGAGATGAGGCCGACGCCGACCATCAGCATCGTGTTCCCCAGATAGAGCGGGTTGCGCGTGAACGCGAAGGGTCCGCCTGTCACCAGATGGTCGGAACCACGATGCGGCATGATCGTGGTGCGCGCACGCGACATGGCACGCATCGCGGCAATGTCGATCGCGATGGCGCCCGCGACGACGAGCCAGCCGATCGCGAAGAAGAACTCGGCAAGTTGCATCGGAAGCCACGGCAAAGGCATCAGCCAGTGCGCTAGGATCGCCAGTGCGACTGCGG is drawn from Mesorhizobium sp. CAU 1732 and contains these coding sequences:
- the mgtE gene encoding magnesium transporter → MPPRDDAREIEPDIYDEDGIVRSSFLAHIGAAIADRDTLTLKDEVGKLHQSEVGDLLEALMPEQRRSLVELMGSAFDFTALTEVDDAIRMDIVDSIPNEQIAQAVQELDSDDAVYILEDLDEADQEEILAQLPFTERIRLRRSLDYPEESAGRRMQTEFVAVPPFWTVGQTIDYMREDQNLPESFSQVFVIDPTFRLLGAVDLDRILRTQRTVKIEDVMHETRHAIPATMDQEEAAQVFEQYDLLSAAVVDENERLVGVLTIDDVVDVIQEEAEEDLMRLGGVGDEELSDSVLAASRSRVPWLLVNLVMAFLAASVISLFDATIQEIVALAILMPIVAGMGGNAGSQTMTVTVRALATKDIDIYNAGRIIRREIGVGVLNGIIFASLIGLVAGFWFGTDIGGIIAVAMVVNMFTAALAGILIPLLLDRFGADPAVASAVFVTTITDVVGFFAFLGLATWWFGLF
- a CDS encoding MerR family DNA-binding transcriptional regulator produces the protein MREYYSITELTREFDISTRTLRFYEDEGLVAPVRRGRTRLFRPSDRQLIRQIMRGKRLGFSINEIREIIQMYKTPPGEVGQLKLMIKRIEEKREDLRQKRRDLEETLAELDQAEESCVERLVELGVNT
- a CDS encoding isoprenylcysteine carboxylmethyltransferase family protein encodes the protein MTDIRDSPNTLPWPPVIIVAAVALAILAHWLMPLPWLPMQLAEFFFAIGWLVVAGAIAIDIAAMRAMSRARTTIMPHRGSDHLVTGGPFAFTRNPLYLGNTMLMVGVGLISGILWFILLAPVAAFATQKLAIEREERHLELRFGKKFRDYSKKVRRWI